The DNA segment ATGACCAAATGATACGTCATTAAACCATAGATATTGTAACCAAAATTGTCATTCGATTTTGTGATTCAAATTATATTGTAAAATTTAAAAAAAATATACAAAAAAATGGGCAGCATTTCTGCTGCCCAATTTTTATCTATTTATAGAAAGCCCGGAATGCCATATTTTCCTTCAAACATACCGACTGAAAGCATTGCAATTAAGCAGATGACGAGCACAGAAGCAGGGATAACGATTTTATCAATGATCGACAATTTTTGAGCGCGTTCTTTGTTGCCGATCAAACCATTGTTATCAAGCAACATCGTTAAGGCCCAAGCCAATACTGGATTCGCTACAGCAGAAGCGAAAATACAGATACCAGCTGCATGGGAGTCTTTCGTATCTTTAACCATTTGCATGCCCGCTTCCAATAGTGGGAGGAACACACCCACTAGAAGAGCAATACGCATAACAGGAGGCCATACTGCCACATCCATAGGGAAACCTAAGATTGCAATAATCATGACCAAAAGACCAAGCAGAATCGCACCACCCGGGATAGGACGCTTAGCAATAGCCGCTGGGATCATATAAGTACCCCAAGACGATGTAATGTTACCACCACCCACTGCGGTACCAACCATCTGACGGATAGAACACATTGTCATCGTGTCATCTACATCCATAAGAACTTTTTCAGTGCGCTTAGGATAGTTAAGTTCTTGGAAAATACGGTGACCAAGGAAGTCAGGTGACCACATTGCAACCGCCAGAATAGCAAATGGTAAAGAGGCGATAAAATGTTGCAGGTTAGGTAGACCTAACATCCAACCTTCTTGTGTATTACCCCACCAGTAAACTGGGTTTAGGTTAGGAAGACCCATCTCTGTTTCAAAGGTCAGGTCAAAACCAGCACCAAATATCAACGCGATAAGTAGTCCAGTTACCGCACAAGCTGGGATAGCCAGCCAACGCTTATTTATCTTCGCGAGGAATGCGTAAAGAACAATATTGACGCCTAACACGACCAGACCGATGTAGCCCATACTGCCTTTCGCAATCTCAGCAGACTCAAGACCTACCGCCCAGCTTTGAATCTGGCCAATCTGACTCATGGTTCCAGTGAAGCCGAGGAAAACAAGCAAGCCGCCTGCAACCCCTTCACTGGTTAAGTTGACTAACTTAGACCCACCTTTGAAGTAACTAAGTAGAAGACCAAATACACCGAGTAAAATAGCAAGCGCTAGAGGGTGAGCACCAGCAAGCGCAATCGTACCGATAAGTGGAATCATCGGTCCGTGGTTGCCTGCAAGGTTGGCACGTGGGTTAATAAAACCAGAAGCAAGGACACAGAAAAGTAGAGCAGGAATAAGCATTTCTACGCGCGCAACTTCAATCGCAAAATCTTTTCCTAAATTGATGTGGTCCCATGCTTGAGTTAGGCCATCAGCCCAAGACATCATCACAGCCGAGTACATCGCGATTATACCAATAGTACCCGCAATGGCAGGTACTAGATCTTCAATTTCGAATCGGAAATCACGGCCCGGAAGGTTTAAGGCATAACGGCGTGGTTTCATTATTTGAAGTTCGTGGTCCAGATATTCAGAACGACTAGAGAACTCAGAAGCAGGGCGATGTAGCTCTGAATAGCTTTTCTCGTCGATTTCTGAGTGGTCTGTGTTGACTACGTCTGACATAGATTCCTCATTTAGTATTGTTAGTGATTTGAATTTTAAGTAGCTGTATAGCCATCATAATTGTGTTTTGTCATCGACATACTGTGCCACATGAATGTCGTGTTTTAATCATACTTCATATTAAAGTGACAAAGGACTAAAATTTGCCCCATATTTGCTGACGGAGTCTAACAAGCTACCTATTTTGGGTGATTGATCCTGATCATTTTATGAAAAATAGTGAAATAAAACTACGGGAAAATTGGTGAAAATGTGAGTTGGTAATCAGTTTCTGTAACTGCCTTTCAATAACTTAAGCATAGGAATATCTACTTTCACAACTGTCAATATGAAATTGGCAAGATAACTAAGAAATAAATAACCAATTATAAGGGTTTACAGTTGGGGCGGAGAGTTTGAAAAGTTCATTGGTTTAAATGGATGTTTAGGTCCTTAAAAAATGCCGTATATTTGTTCGCAGCGGCGTTGTGAAAAGAAACATTTGATTGAAGATGCCATGAAACCTTATCTATTTAGGGGATTAATCTAGGTGCCAAAGAGTTTGTGATAGTTATCACTAATTTTACTACTAATATCGGAATTAATTAACTTTATATTTACATGTTGCGTTTTTTATTTTCCTCAGATTTTGCTGTTTTATGCGTTCATGGCTAGGTTTATAGTCTGTATTTGAATAAAAATGCAGCACTATCGCTTGTGTATTGCTATCTTGTCAGTTAATGATTTGTTGCATGTTTCTAGGATGAATGCTAATTTGTAGCGACTAAAGAGGTCGGATAACCTCTCGATATTGCACAGGGAGTAGTGGCGCATGAATGATGTACCAGCGCTGGACATTAAAGATCTACATAAGACATTTGGTCAAAATGAAGTACTCAAAGGTATTTCGCTTCAGGCGCACAAGGGTGACGTGATTTCGATTATTGGGTCATCCGGTTCAGGTAAAAGTACTTTTCTCCGCTGTATCAATCTTTTAGAGACACCAACCGCAGGTCAAATCTGGGTAGATGGTGAGCTCATCGAAATGAAAAATAACCGCCAAGGTGAATCTGTCCCTGTTAACGAAAAACAGGTGCAACGAATTCGTTCGCGTTTAGCTATGGTTTTTCAAGGTTTTAATCTTTGGTCCCATCTCACTGTACTAGGAAATGTAATAGAAGCTCCAATTCACGTTCTTGGCGTTCCAAAAGCTGAAGCGATAGAAAAGGGCGAAGCGCTTCTCGATAAAGTGGGACTATTGGAAAGAAAAGATTATTACCCAGGACATTTATCTGGTGGTCAGCAACAACGAGCGGCTATCGCCAGAGCGCTAGCTGTTGACCCGGAAGTGATGCTTT comes from the Vibrio sp. DW001 genome and includes:
- a CDS encoding ATP-binding cassette domain-containing protein, encoding MNDVPALDIKDLHKTFGQNEVLKGISLQAHKGDVISIIGSSGSGKSTFLRCINLLETPTAGQIWVDGELIEMKNNRQGESVPVNEKQVQRIRSRLAMVFQGFNLWSHLTVLGNVIEAPIHVLGVPKAEAIEKGEALLDKVGLLERKDYYPGHLSGGQQQRAAIARALAVDPEVMLFDEPTSALDPELVGEVLGVMRDLADEGRTMLVVTHEMAFARDVSNHLMFLHQGLVEEQGDPAKLFTDPKSDRLRQFISSIY
- a CDS encoding DUF3360 family protein; translation: MSDVVNTDHSEIDEKSYSELHRPASEFSSRSEYLDHELQIMKPRRYALNLPGRDFRFEIEDLVPAIAGTIGIIAMYSAVMMSWADGLTQAWDHINLGKDFAIEVARVEMLIPALLFCVLASGFINPRANLAGNHGPMIPLIGTIALAGAHPLALAILLGVFGLLLSYFKGGSKLVNLTSEGVAGGLLVFLGFTGTMSQIGQIQSWAVGLESAEIAKGSMGYIGLVVLGVNIVLYAFLAKINKRWLAIPACAVTGLLIALIFGAGFDLTFETEMGLPNLNPVYWWGNTQEGWMLGLPNLQHFIASLPFAILAVAMWSPDFLGHRIFQELNYPKRTEKVLMDVDDTMTMCSIRQMVGTAVGGGNITSSWGTYMIPAAIAKRPIPGGAILLGLLVMIIAILGFPMDVAVWPPVMRIALLVGVFLPLLEAGMQMVKDTKDSHAAGICIFASAVANPVLAWALTMLLDNNGLIGNKERAQKLSIIDKIVIPASVLVICLIAMLSVGMFEGKYGIPGFL